In the Nocardia asteroides genome, CACGATGGGCCGCTGGATGTCGCCGGGCACCACGCTGCCGATACCGAGGATGCCGAGCGATTTGCTGAAGTCGCTGGGGATGACGACGGCGCCGTAGACCTGCCCGGTCTGCAGCAGCCGCTCGGCCTCGCTGATCCCGACGACGTGCAGCTCGACCTTGTCGGTGGGGATCGCGGCGACGATGCCGTCGGTCACCTGCCTGCCGAAGTTCACCTGCTGCTGCCCGCCGCCGGTGTCGAGCACGTCGCCGAGGTCCTGGTTCACCAGGGCGATCGGGAAGTCGTGCAGGTTCTCCTCCGGGTCGGCGACGTAGCCGAGGTACATCACGCCGAGCAGCGCCGTGAGCAACGTGAGTACCACCACAGGCGCACCGGTCATCCTGGCCCAGCCGAGCAGGCTCCGCGGCGTGCTGCCGCCGGTCGCCGGAACCTGGACCGAATCGGCCGAATTGCCTGATCCGGCGGGGTCTTCCGGCTTACCGGGCTGGTCGGGCGTGGTCACCGCAGCACGGTAACAGGTGGAACCGGCGGTTCCGCGGTCATCGTGACGCGGAACGCTCCGCGCCGCCGCGCCGCCTGCCACCAGCGGGGCTGGCCGTAGAATGGCGGTCGCCCCAAGCCCGCCCGAACAGGGAGCGAACGGTGACCAACGCCGACTTTCCGGTCGACAGCGATCTATCCACCCCCAACCCGGTCCCGCCGCCGGCCGCCGCCCATGATCAGGACGAGAACGAGCCGCGCGAGGAGTGCGGCGTTTTCGGGGTCTGGGCGCCGAGCGAAGACGTCGCGAAGCTGAGCTACTACGGCCTCTACGCCCTCCAGCACCGCGGGCAGGAGGCGGCGGGAATCGCCGTCTCGGACGGTCAGCAGATCCTGGTCTTCAAGGATCTCGGCCTGGTCAGCCAGGTGTTCGACGAGCAGACGCTGGCCGCCATGCCCGGCCACGTCGCCATCGGGCACTGCCGGTACTCCACCACCGGCTCCACCACCTGGGAGAACGCGCAGCCGATCTTCCGCACCACCGCCGTCGGCTCCGGGCTCGCGCTCGGGCACAACGGCAACCTGGTCAATACCGCCGAGCTGAACGAGCGCGCCAGGGAGCAGGGGCTGCTCGGCCGCCGCCCGGCGGGCGACAGCAAGCCCGCCCCGATCGCCGCCACCTCCGACTCGGACGTGATGACGGCGCTGCTCGCGCACGCCGCCGCCGACTCCAGCATCGAGCAGGCCGCCATGGAGCTGCTGCCGACGCTGCGCGGCGCCTTCTGCCTGACCTTCATGGACGAGCACACGCTCTACGCCGCCCGTGACCCGCACGGGGTGCGCCCGCTGGTGCTCGGCAGGCTCGACCGCGGCTGGGTGGTCGCCAGCGAGACCGCCGCGCTCGACATCGTCGGCGCCGCCTTCGTCCGCGAGATCGAGCCGGGCGAGCTGCTCGCCATCGACGCCGACGGCGTGCGCTCCATGCGCTTCGCCGCGCCGGAGCCGAAGGGCTGTGTCTTCGAGTACGTCTACCTGGCCAGGCCGGATTCCACCATCGCGGGCCGCTCGGTGCACTCCACCCGGGTCGACATCGGCCGCAGGCTGGCCAAGGAGCACCCGGTCGAGGCAGACCTGGTGATCCCGGTGCCGGAGTCGGGCACCCCGGCCGCGGTCGGCTACGCGCAGGGCTCGGGGGTGCCCTACGGCCAGGGGCTGATGAAGAACGCCTACGTCGGCCGCACCTTCATCCAGCCGAGCCAGACCATCAGGCAGCTCGGCATCCGGCTCAAGCTGAACCCGCTGCGCGAGGTGATCAGGGGCAAGCGGCTGATCGTGGTGGACGACTCCATCGTCCGCGGCAACACCCAGCGCGCCCTCATCCGCATGCTGCGCGAGTCCGGCGCGCTGGAGATCCACGTGCGGATCGCCTCGCCGCCGGTCAAGTGGCCGTGCTTCTACGGCATCGACTTCGCCTCCAGGGCCGAGCTCATCGCCAACGGCGCCGGGCTGCCGGACGGCGCCGCCGGCTCCAACGACCCGGAGTCCGAGGTCTTCCGCGACATGGTGGAGGGGGTGCGCCGCTCGATCGGCGCCGACACCCTCGGCTACATCTCGCTGGACGGGATGATCGCCGCCACCGAGCAGCCGCGCAGCAGGCTCTGCAGCGCCTGTTTCGACGGCCACTACCCGATCCCGCTGCCGCACGAGGCCGCCATCGGCAAGAACCTGCTGGAGGGCATGCTGAGCGGCAAGCCGGAGGCGGCACTGCTCCGGGAGAACGCGAACGCGAGCGCGCTGAGCAGGCCCTGACCGACCGGCCGTGCGGTGCGCGGGTGACGAACCGGGGTGCGATACCGCTGCGTGCCCGTTATTCCGCTCCGGTAGCGTGAGCTGGCATCTATCCGCCGATTCGGTTTGGAGCTCTTCCCGAAAATGACTGAACAGACCCCCAGTGGTAACGGTGCTTCCTACGCCGCGGCCGGTGTGGACATCGAAGCCGGTGACCGCGCCGTCGAATTGTTCGGGCCATTGGCGAAGAAGGCGAGCCGCCCCGAGGTGCAGGGCGGCCTCGGTGGCTTCGCCGGGTTGTTCGCGCTGAAGAGCGGGTACCGGGAGCCGCTGCTCGCCGCCTCGACCGACGGCGTCGGCACCAAACTGGCGGTCGCGCAGGCGCTGGACAAGCACGACACCGTCGGGCTGGATCTGGTCGCCATGGTCGTCGACGACCTGGTGGTCTGCGGCGCCGAGCCGCTGTTCCTGCAGGATTACATCGCGGTCGGCAAGGTCGTCCCGGAGCGGGTCGCGGAGCTGGTCTCCGGCATCGCCGACGGCTGCGTGAAGGCGGGCTGCGCGCTGCTCGGCGGGGAGACCGCCGAGCACCCCGGGTTGATGGACCCGGACGACTACGACCTCTCCGCGACCGGCGTCGGCGTGGTCGAGGCGGACGCCGTGCTCGGCCCGGAGCGGGTGCGCTCCGGCGACGTGGTGATCGCCATGGGCGCCTCCGGGCTGCACTCCAACGGCTACAGCCTGGCCCGCAAGGTGCTGCTGGAGATCGACCGGATGAGCCTGACCGGGCACGTCGAGGAGTTCGGCCGGACGCTCGGCGAAGAGTTGCTCGAGCCGACCCGGATCTACGCCAAGGACTGCCTGGCGCTGGTCGCCGAGACCGATGTGCGCACCTTCGCGCACGTCACCGGCGGCGGGCTGGCCGCCAACCTGGGCCGGGTGCTGCCGCAGGGCATGGTCGCCGAGCTGGATCGCGGCACCTGGAGCCCGGCGCCGGTCTTCAAGATGATCGCGCAGCGTGGCCGGGTCGAGCGCACCGAGATGGAGAAGACGTTCAACATGGGCGTCGGCATGGTCGCGGTGGTCGCCCCCGAAGATGTCGACCGGGCGCTGGCCGTGCTCACCGCGCGGCACATCGATTGCTGGACACTGGGTTCGGTGAGCCGCAGCAAGGATGCCGACGCGCCGCGTTCGGTGCTGGTCGGCGAGCACCCGCGCTTCTAGATCCTGACCGAATCGGTCCGAGCTGTATCGACCGGAGAAATGACGGGGCCCGCATCGTGCGATGCGGGCCATCCGTGCGAGCCATCTCGACCGCGCCGTAACCGTGTCCGAACGCGGTCGAGGGGGAAGCCCATCGGCCTCCCCCTTCGCGTACGTACGGTCAGCGGCGCCAGTCGTCGTAGTCGTCGTCGTCGCTGTTCCAGCGGGACGGGGACTCG is a window encoding:
- the purM gene encoding phosphoribosylformylglycinamidine cyclo-ligase; the protein is MTEQTPSGNGASYAAAGVDIEAGDRAVELFGPLAKKASRPEVQGGLGGFAGLFALKSGYREPLLAASTDGVGTKLAVAQALDKHDTVGLDLVAMVVDDLVVCGAEPLFLQDYIAVGKVVPERVAELVSGIADGCVKAGCALLGGETAEHPGLMDPDDYDLSATGVGVVEADAVLGPERVRSGDVVIAMGASGLHSNGYSLARKVLLEIDRMSLTGHVEEFGRTLGEELLEPTRIYAKDCLALVAETDVRTFAHVTGGGLAANLGRVLPQGMVAELDRGTWSPAPVFKMIAQRGRVERTEMEKTFNMGVGMVAVVAPEDVDRALAVLTARHIDCWTLGSVSRSKDADAPRSVLVGEHPRF
- the purF gene encoding amidophosphoribosyltransferase: MTNADFPVDSDLSTPNPVPPPAAAHDQDENEPREECGVFGVWAPSEDVAKLSYYGLYALQHRGQEAAGIAVSDGQQILVFKDLGLVSQVFDEQTLAAMPGHVAIGHCRYSTTGSTTWENAQPIFRTTAVGSGLALGHNGNLVNTAELNERAREQGLLGRRPAGDSKPAPIAATSDSDVMTALLAHAAADSSIEQAAMELLPTLRGAFCLTFMDEHTLYAARDPHGVRPLVLGRLDRGWVVASETAALDIVGAAFVREIEPGELLAIDADGVRSMRFAAPEPKGCVFEYVYLARPDSTIAGRSVHSTRVDIGRRLAKEHPVEADLVIPVPESGTPAAVGYAQGSGVPYGQGLMKNAYVGRTFIQPSQTIRQLGIRLKLNPLREVIRGKRLIVVDDSIVRGNTQRALIRMLRESGALEIHVRIASPPVKWPCFYGIDFASRAELIANGAGLPDGAAGSNDPESEVFRDMVEGVRRSIGADTLGYISLDGMIAATEQPRSRLCSACFDGHYPIPLPHEAAIGKNLLEGMLSGKPEAALLRENANASALSRP